The Fusarium oxysporum f. sp. lycopersici 4287 chromosome 1, whole genome shotgun sequence DNA segment GAGAGACGTTGGAGCATGGGGACAGAGAAACGAGATGTGAGACATAAACACCGCCAATCTCACTCACGATGCTGCAAGCCATGGCTTCGCCGTCAAGGCGGTGACGCTCAAACTTAGTGTTTCTTTCCACCCCAACAAAGTCTTGCTTCGAGAAGACCAAAGAAGACCCAGCGGCGCAGCTCACGAGGCCGGGGCCAGGGACGGGGCGTCCGGGGAGAGTGCCGGCTGGCTAACGTCATGTAGTTCTGCCCGGGTGTTTGGATAGTACTTGAGCGCTTTGACAAACATGCTGCGAGTGTGAACGTTGATATTTGCCAGCTCAACGTCGAACTTGTCGCCCAccttgatatccttgaggaGCACGAGGCCATCGATACCGTCGGTGGATAAGAGGGCCGACATATCGAATAGGTCTACCCGACCGGACACGCCTTGCTTCCAACGAGCATCAACTGTGAAACTCATGCGCTTCGGTGCTGTCCCTTCAAACTGCCAGGCCCGCACGACCGCCATGAGCATCCACTCTTGGCTGCCGCGAGACACAGTCCGGGCCATTCTCTCGCGCATACGCAACAGTGAGAGCGTGTTGGGGAGTGTCTCCTCCGTGAACGGCAATATGTTATTCAGATCATCAGTCTTGGGGTCTAGCCTGCGGTTCACCTGCCGCTCATGTGCCAATGCTGCGTGAATTTGCCAGTGGACAATGAGGTCAGAGAAGcggcgaagaggagaagtggCTTTGGTATACATGTCCAGACCGAGCATGAAATAAGGGCCGGGTTCTGTCGACATCTCGATGCCACCAGTCAAGCGTGTCAGCTCCTGGCGTTGCGCCCCTGAAGGAGCGATGCCCTTCTCGAGCAGAGGGTAGAGCTCTTTCGTGGCGTATTCGAGAAGTttggtcttgttcttctgcGAATGGGCGTCCCGTCGGTATGGTAGTGGAATTTTACGGTCAGAGCTCCATCGAGCAGCAATCTCACCGGCAAGCACCATTGTGTTACTCACCACAGAGGCACCGTTGAATGCATCGTAGCCGACCTTGATGTATGGGTCAGCTGGCAGGACCTTGGTTCCTTCTGCTTGCTCCATGGGGACGTCTTCGAAAGCCACAGTAACGGAAGCGCCTGGCAAGAAAACAGGCCAGGCCCCCTTCTCCAGACGCCTTTTCCTGAGAGCCTGAGACAGACGGTGAAGGATCAAAAGGTCCTCTTTACTCCTTTCATCTAACTCCTTAGCTGACATCAAGGGGCGGTTTGATGTCACGTCCAACTTGTTAGGTGGCTGGCCAACAACAAGAGTCTGGTCAGATACTGGAGGGGGTGGAGGCTCGTTACAAAACTCAGCAACATCTCTTGGATCCAAGTACTTGACATTGTGCAAAGTACCTGGCTCGATCCTGTAGTCCAGCAGATCTCCGTTCTCGCTAAGCCTGGCACTAAAGGTCAGAGCTGGTCGACCATCGGCAAGCGAGTATTGTTCAACCAAACTTCCAGACTTGTAGTCTCCTGAATTGTCCAGACCCAGATCGTTTGGAAGCATGGCCTGAAAGTGGCCAGGAAGGTAGATATTCTCAGGTATCAGCTCGAGAAACCTGCCCAGCTCAGAGTTGGGTCGAATACCAGATGCTGGATCGGCTGTATGCACGTGAATCCAGAATTCGTCAGGTTTGTCTGTTCGTTCTAAAGagacaccatcatcaatgaGTATTGTAGAAGGGGCGTCGATACAGAAGACGGGGGCGTCGGCCCAGTCTCGTCTGGCATCCTCCGCCACGTCTGGTCGAGTTGAGTCCTCGATACTAACTGGAGTCTCTCGAATGAGGCCGCCTCCACTCTGAATCTTGACTTCAGGGAAACGGACTTTATAGCGGGATGGTATTTCCCATGGCGGGATTATCCCCAGCTCTTGTAGGAAGGTCCATGCGCAAGACTGATTCAGATCAGCACCTTCATATAGATCCAGAGCTCGCAGAATGAGAGAGCCATCAGCGTGGAAGTGTGAGGAATCCTCGAACAAGTCGTAGCTTGCCCACCACTCAAGAAAGCGGATGAATTCTATGTGCTTCCTGGACCATTCACCGGTTTCAAGAGTGACTCCTTTAGTAGGAGCAAGGATTCCGTAAGGTGTCCACGAGCGCTTCTCTCTGTTGGCAAGAACGATTTGTCTTGCCTTCAGAATGAAAGTACCAAATGCCGTTTCCGACATATCAGAAGACGTCATATTTCCTGACGTCTTTGCCATTAGGTGAATATACTCGCGGATCATGAGAGTCACCCGGTTGATCATCATGAAATCCTGATACGGGAAAATCTCGAAAAGATGGTCCTTTCGATGGCAGTCAGCCGAAGGGCTTAACGGCCGAAAGATAAAGTCGTTTCGTAAGAGCGCTGTGTGAACTGCGTATAAAGCAGCAGGAGGAAACTGGGTGCCCTTTTTGAGTGAATTGGGTAACAACAAGTCGGCAAGCTCGAACAGACTCAAATATTTGGTCTTTCTCCCATCTGAGACCAGTGATCTTGCCCTGTCTAAACTGTTAAGGCTTGTCTGGAAGGCCTCGTCCGCTTCCAACATGAATGTCTTCATTTTGTTGATCAGATGGGCACCGACGTCTCGCCCGGGGCCCTTGTCTCGTTTGCGCAATTCTTCGTACTCGTCCGCCGTGGCATTAAGAGGAATCAGAGAAAGAATGGGCTGCAGCTCCTTGGCGGCGGCGAACTTAGACACAGAGAAGAGCGCGGAGAAACCCATGCTGATAACCCATCTTCCAGT contains these protein-coding regions:
- a CDS encoding hypothetical protein (At least one base has a quality score < 10), which produces MLRSAGRPYICCRCLPNCPNGLRSSFSTPLQSSTGRHNYATSTKNRLQGAFGKTNIPTSLPKTFPAVDKRPIRQRLQEWVAINDPDREVTPIVPDLTFWYTVTNSNTRPQSTGSSELDNFKSDPVSMVGPDENYTEEDAEVAIVGHKSHAPGDLVEMKQPGSRTPLFAIYLGFFGQRYHFYTNTGRWVISMGFSALFSVSKFAAAKELQPILSLIPLNATADEYEELRKRDKGPGRDVGAHLINKMKTFMLEADEAFQTSLNSLDRARSLVSDGRKTKYLSLFELADLLLPNSLKKGTQFPPAALYAVHTALLRNDFIFRPLSPSADCHRKDHLFEIFPYQDFMMINRVTLMIREYIHLMAKTSGNMTSSDMSETAFGTFILKARQIVLANREKRSWTPYGILAPTKGVTLETGEWSRKHIEFIRFLEWWASYDLFEDSSHFHADGSLILRALDLYEGADLNQSCAWTFLQELGIIPPWEIPSRYKVRFPEVKIQSGGGLIRETPVSIEDSTRPDVAEDARRDWADAPVFCIDAPSTILIDDGVSLERTDKPDEFWIHVHTADPASGIRPNSELGRFLELIPENIYLPGHFQAMLPNDLGLDNSGDYKSGSLVEQYSLADGRPALTFSARLSENGDLLDYRIEPGTLHNVKYLDPRDVAEFCNEPPPPPVSDQTLVVGQPPNKLDVTSNRPLMSAKELDERSKEDLLILHRLSQALRKRRLEKGAWPVFLPGASVTVAFEDVPMEQAEGTKVLPADPYIKVGYDAFNGASVVSNTMVLAGEIAARWSSDRKIPLPYRRDAHSQKNKTKLLEYATKELYPLLEKGIAPSGAQRQELTRLTGGIEMSTEPGPYFMLGLDMYTKATSPLRRFSDLIVHWQIHAALAHERQVNRRLDPKTDDLNNILPFTEETLPNTLSLLRMRERMARTVSRGSQEWMLMAVVRAWQFEGTAPKRMSFTVDARWKQGVSGRVDLFDMSALLSTDGIDGLVLLKDIKVGDKFDVELANINVHTRSMFVKALKYYPNTRAELHDVSQPALSPDAPSLAPAS